The proteins below are encoded in one region of Myxococcales bacterium:
- a CDS encoding threonine/serine exporter family protein, which yields MEYLTFLEKGIWLGLAAIGFAILFNVPRRTLKVIFAIGALGGLIKFLMLKFGINVTIASLAGAVTVGMVSRYAAHLQHAPPMVFAIPAVIPMVPGVAIYRMMLGLMRLTKSVNTDNYNQIIAQTIHAGLTASFILLSLALGVAIPMLLTRKESVKKT from the coding sequence ATGGAATACTTAACATTTCTAGAAAAAGGCATCTGGCTCGGCTTGGCCGCCATTGGTTTCGCCATACTCTTTAATGTACCAAGAAGAACCCTCAAAGTAATTTTTGCGATTGGTGCACTGGGTGGACTGATAAAATTCTTAATGCTTAAGTTTGGCATCAACGTCACCATCGCATCATTGGCCGGTGCAGTGACTGTTGGCATGGTAAGTAGGTACGCAGCGCATCTTCAACACGCACCACCCATGGTATTTGCAATTCCAGCGGTGATCCCGATGGTCCCCGGTGTAGCCATCTACCGGATGATGCTTGGACTAATGCGACTGACCAAAAGCGTCAATACTGACAATTACAATCAGATCATCGCACAAACCATCCATGCTGGTTTGACGGCCTCGTTTATCTTACTGTCTCTGGCCCTCGGTGTAGCCATCCCCATGCTGCTAACCAGAAAAGAATCCGTAAAGAAAACCTAG
- a CDS encoding threonine/serine exporter family protein produces MSEKSTATHSTDEVDVRELGNTLLRIGSHLMSCGANTRRIRMTIERVSEAFNCSTELLIMHRALMLTISDEKDEQFHSSLKRTSPHGVNFRIVSGISKMSWKVVQQGWSVEQINAELNRLLSLSHYPRIVTLLMVGLADASFCRLFGGDYKDMLVAFAATFVGLFFRQEATKRSFNPYLCIFLASLVSSLIAGAYVSFGNNVQEYALSASILYLIPGVPLINSFSDFIHGNIMNGIVRSVNGLIIAFAIAFGLLLAIQMWHL; encoded by the coding sequence ATGAGCGAAAAAAGCACAGCCACACACAGTACCGATGAGGTCGATGTTCGTGAGTTAGGCAACACCCTTCTGCGGATTGGCTCGCACCTTATGAGCTGTGGCGCTAATACCCGACGAATCCGTATGACGATCGAACGGGTTTCAGAGGCTTTCAACTGCTCCACCGAACTGCTTATCATGCACAGAGCATTGATGCTTACTATCAGTGACGAAAAGGACGAGCAGTTTCACAGTAGTTTAAAACGAACTTCTCCGCACGGAGTCAACTTTAGAATTGTTTCCGGCATAAGCAAAATGAGCTGGAAAGTTGTTCAACAAGGATGGAGCGTCGAGCAGATAAACGCGGAACTCAATCGACTGCTTTCGCTTTCACATTATCCAAGAATCGTGACTTTGCTCATGGTGGGCTTGGCTGATGCTTCATTTTGCAGACTGTTTGGCGGCGACTACAAAGACATGCTCGTTGCTTTCGCTGCTACCTTTGTTGGACTGTTCTTCAGGCAGGAAGCGACTAAAAGAAGCTTCAATCCTTATTTGTGTATCTTTTTAGCCTCGCTCGTTTCATCACTCATCGCCGGAGCGTATGTAAGCTTTGGCAACAATGTCCAGGAGTACGCTTTGTCAGCTTCGATCTTGTATCTCATTCCAGGCGTTCCGCTTATCAATTCCTTCTCTGATTTTATACACGGCAATATCATGAACGGAATTGTCAGGAGCGTGAACGGCCTAATCATAGCCTTTGCAATCGCATTCGGCCTATTGCTTGCTATTCAGATGTGGCATTTATAA
- a CDS encoding helix-turn-helix transcriptional regulator, with amino-acid sequence MGFASENSDQALLKEFGERLAHIRLGRNQSQAELAREAGISKRTLERLEAGQASQWRNVLRVLRVLGLLGRLDSLFPKPAPSPMAQLKLRGKIRKRASGSRAQKPETEPWTWDDTDEGR; translated from the coding sequence ATGGGATTTGCTTCAGAAAACAGCGATCAAGCGCTTTTAAAAGAGTTCGGTGAGCGCCTGGCGCACATTCGCTTAGGGCGCAATCAAAGCCAGGCTGAGCTTGCGCGCGAGGCTGGTATCTCCAAACGCACACTTGAGCGCCTCGAAGCCGGGCAAGCATCGCAGTGGCGCAACGTGCTTCGCGTGCTTCGTGTACTTGGTTTACTTGGCAGACTCGATTCGCTTTTTCCGAAACCAGCGCCAAGTCCCATGGCCCAACTTAAGCTTCGCGGCAAGATACGCAAACGCGCCTCTGGCAGCCGAGCGCAAAAACCTGAAACCGAACCCTGGACTTGGGACGATACAGACGAGGGCAGGTGA
- a CDS encoding type II toxin-antitoxin system HipA family toxin translates to MSSVARVKLWGRTIGAVLLEDGKRTAAFEYDKDFAQSGIEIAPLTMPLSHQIYRFPELDHGTFLGLPGMLADALPDKFGNAVIDVWLAQQGRSKESFNAIERLCYTGRRGTGALEFEPAIGPSKNEARTLKVDALVALASEILSKREAFRVSFSEDSKEQALKDMLLVGSSAGGARAKALIAWNPRTNEVRSGQLPAQGGFEYWILKFDGVRRNRDKELDDPVGFGAIEYAYHQMAKAAGIQMSPCRLLEEHGRRHFMTKRFDRLDSGGKLHMQSLCALAHYDFNRAGAHSYEQVFMVLRRLGLNMDSQEEQFRRMCFNVVARNQDDHVKNIAFLMDKTGTWSLSPAFDLTFSYDPTGAWTAQHQMSLNEKRDHFERSDFKAIGNHAGLKRGRAEQILDEVIDAASHWPKFAKQADVDSEWQKHIQNSLRLKF, encoded by the coding sequence GTGAGCAGCGTTGCGCGCGTTAAGCTCTGGGGACGCACCATCGGCGCTGTGCTGCTTGAAGACGGTAAACGCACCGCAGCCTTTGAGTACGACAAAGATTTTGCACAAAGCGGCATCGAAATCGCGCCACTTACCATGCCCTTGTCGCATCAAATCTACCGTTTTCCTGAACTTGATCATGGCACTTTTTTAGGATTGCCCGGAATGCTTGCCGATGCATTGCCCGACAAGTTTGGCAATGCAGTCATTGACGTGTGGCTCGCGCAGCAAGGACGCAGCAAGGAAAGCTTTAACGCAATAGAGCGCTTGTGTTACACGGGTCGCCGCGGCACTGGAGCGCTTGAATTTGAACCTGCCATCGGCCCTAGCAAGAATGAAGCGCGCACTTTAAAGGTCGATGCTTTGGTAGCGCTCGCAAGTGAGATTCTTAGCAAACGCGAGGCGTTTCGTGTCTCTTTTTCCGAAGACAGCAAAGAGCAGGCTCTTAAGGACATGTTGCTTGTGGGAAGCTCAGCTGGCGGCGCCCGGGCCAAAGCCTTGATTGCCTGGAACCCGCGCACAAATGAAGTGCGCTCAGGACAGTTGCCTGCACAAGGCGGTTTTGAATATTGGATTTTAAAGTTTGATGGGGTTCGCCGCAACCGCGACAAAGAACTCGATGATCCGGTGGGGTTTGGCGCTATCGAATATGCCTATCACCAGATGGCCAAGGCAGCTGGCATTCAGATGAGCCCGTGCAGACTGCTTGAGGAACATGGCCGGCGGCATTTTATGACCAAACGTTTTGATCGCTTGGACTCCGGCGGAAAACTTCACATGCAATCGCTGTGCGCGCTCGCTCACTACGATTTCAATCGCGCCGGCGCTCATTCCTACGAGCAAGTGTTCATGGTGCTAAGGCGTCTTGGGCTTAACATGGACAGCCAGGAAGAGCAGTTTCGCCGCATGTGTTTCAATGTCGTGGCCCGTAACCAGGACGATCACGTCAAAAACATCGCCTTTCTAATGGACAAAACCGGAACGTGGTCCTTGTCTCCTGCCTTCGATCTGACATTTAGCTACGATCCCACCGGCGCCTGGACCGCACAACATCAAATGTCGCTGAACGAAAAACGCGATCATTTCGAGCGTAGCGATTTCAAAGCCATTGGCAATCACGCGGGCCTAAAACGCGGCAGAGCAGAGCAGATTTTGGATGAAGTTATCGATGCTGCGAGCCATTGGCCCAAGTTCGCCAAACAAGCCGACGTCGATTCCGAATGGCAAAAGCACATCCAAAACAGCCTGCGCCTCAAATTTTAA
- a CDS encoding NifB/NifX family molybdenum-iron cluster-binding protein — MPKIGIPVVKKEDKPRISEHFGKAKWVVLYDTELGSKAFFRNSGLNGKAVVEIMKTNQCTDAIFASIGQGATNHLHNAEIHGWYSDAIEDVESLIEKLSCNELRPLR, encoded by the coding sequence ATGCCGAAAATTGGAATCCCTGTTGTAAAAAAAGAAGATAAGCCTCGAATTTCTGAACACTTTGGTAAAGCAAAGTGGGTCGTACTCTACGATACAGAACTCGGCAGCAAAGCGTTTTTCCGAAACAGCGGCCTCAATGGAAAAGCTGTTGTGGAAATTATGAAAACCAACCAATGCACTGATGCTATTTTTGCGTCGATAGGACAAGGCGCAACAAATCATCTTCATAACGCTGAAATACACGGATGGTACTCCGACGCCATCGAAGATGTTGAAAGCCTCATAGAAAAACTGAGTTGCAACGAACTACGACCCCTTAGATGA
- a CDS encoding dienelactone hydrolase family protein, giving the protein MILFVGCGSSQSRPSSRQESSSGQEAAVEQQPKTGIQGEEVSYQADGVTLKGYLAYNADQADKRPGVLVVHEWWGHNDYARKRARMLAEMGYTALALDMFGEGKNTTHPETAKQFVGEVLKDANVGEVRFNAALSLLKAHDTVDPDKIAAIGYCFGAGVVLHMARVGADLNAVASFHGSLDTNTPAKRGTIKAKLLVQNGGADPFVPPALVKKFKNEMKKAKADLTFINYPGAKHAFTNPEATELGKENNLPLAYDKAADEKSWQELKLFLEKIFH; this is encoded by the coding sequence ATGATTTTGTTTGTTGGATGTGGCTCTTCTCAAAGCAGACCGTCCAGCCGGCAGGAATCTAGTTCGGGGCAAGAAGCTGCAGTTGAGCAGCAGCCTAAGACAGGTATTCAGGGCGAAGAAGTAAGTTATCAAGCAGATGGCGTGACGCTTAAAGGCTATCTTGCTTACAATGCCGATCAAGCAGATAAGCGTCCTGGGGTGCTCGTCGTGCACGAATGGTGGGGGCACAATGACTATGCGCGTAAGCGTGCTCGCATGCTTGCTGAAATGGGCTATACCGCGCTAGCACTCGACATGTTTGGTGAAGGAAAAAACACTACGCATCCTGAAACTGCAAAACAATTTGTTGGCGAAGTGCTGAAAGATGCCAATGTGGGTGAGGTTCGTTTCAATGCGGCGCTTTCATTGCTTAAGGCACACGATACGGTTGATCCCGACAAGATTGCAGCCATCGGTTATTGTTTTGGTGCTGGCGTAGTGCTTCACATGGCCAGGGTTGGGGCGGATCTCAACGCGGTAGCAAGTTTTCATGGTTCGCTTGATACTAACACACCGGCTAAGCGTGGAACGATTAAAGCCAAACTATTAGTTCAAAACGGCGGAGCAGATCCTTTTGTTCCTCCGGCCCTGGTTAAGAAATTTAAAAATGAAATGAAAAAGGCTAAGGCTGATTTGACCTTCATCAACTATCCGGGTGCTAAACACGCGTTTACTAACCCCGAAGCGACTGAGCTTGGCAAAGAAAACAATCTTCCCTTGGCTTATGATAAAGCAGCCGATGAGAAAAGCTGGCAAGAACTTAAGCTTTTCTTAGAAAAAATATTTCACTGA
- a CDS encoding PD40 domain-containing protein, with translation MGVRSLLLCFVVLGACNSFDIVVNTPDAGTNPDGSLSSDTNGPGDDSGSSTGMCADGVKNGDESDVDCGGSCVACVLGKYCGLASDCESGMCPGGVCVCNYGPFSVPINIGGGVNTTGGEWDPALSSDGLILYFAGERSGTLGDGDLWMATRQTSSGSFSSVTNLTALNTANATEGSPTLWGSGLEILYDTWQTWGLEGTIVHAARQNLQSDFAPVNDAIFSNINDANSVQLAPWLSEDGLLLVYTSDEGGDFELWQSTRSSTSEAFQTPTSLDSLNGIAGGFAPALSKDGLTIYFGSSRAGGVGDDDIWSASRSSVNGTFSTPSLVPNVNSASTDGVPYISDDGLTLLFTSFRAGGQGGADIWQATRQCE, from the coding sequence ATGGGGGTACGGAGTTTATTGCTTTGTTTTGTCGTGCTAGGCGCATGCAATTCATTCGATATCGTTGTTAATACGCCGGATGCGGGGACCAACCCGGATGGCAGTCTATCCAGTGATACGAATGGGCCAGGCGATGACTCTGGTAGCTCTACTGGAATGTGTGCCGATGGTGTAAAAAATGGCGATGAATCGGACGTTGATTGTGGCGGAAGTTGTGTTGCTTGCGTGCTAGGGAAATATTGTGGTCTGGCTTCTGATTGCGAGAGCGGCATGTGTCCAGGCGGAGTGTGCGTTTGCAACTACGGGCCTTTTTCTGTGCCAATCAATATCGGTGGAGGCGTTAATACTACAGGTGGAGAGTGGGACCCTGCTCTTAGCTCGGATGGCTTGATCTTGTACTTTGCAGGCGAGCGAAGCGGAACTCTGGGCGATGGTGATCTTTGGATGGCGACTCGACAGACCAGCAGTGGTAGTTTTTCGTCTGTGACGAATCTTACTGCTCTAAACACTGCGAATGCAACGGAAGGAAGTCCCACTTTATGGGGTTCTGGTTTGGAGATTCTGTATGATACATGGCAAACCTGGGGCCTGGAAGGCACGATAGTGCACGCTGCGCGACAGAATCTACAAAGTGATTTTGCTCCAGTAAACGATGCCATTTTTTCAAATATTAACGATGCCAATTCAGTCCAGCTAGCGCCCTGGCTTTCTGAAGATGGACTTTTGCTCGTGTACACCTCCGATGAAGGAGGTGACTTTGAACTGTGGCAGAGCACGCGGAGTAGTACATCTGAAGCATTCCAGACACCCACATCCCTTGATAGCCTCAATGGCATAGCGGGTGGATTTGCTCCAGCGCTTTCAAAAGATGGTCTCACCATCTATTTTGGAAGCAGTCGAGCAGGCGGAGTGGGCGATGACGATATTTGGAGTGCATCACGCAGTAGCGTGAATGGAACTTTCTCGACGCCTAGTTTGGTCCCAAACGTAAACAGTGCAAGCACGGATGGTGTTCCCTATATCAGCGATGATGGGCTCACCCTTCTTTTCACCAGTTTTCGTGCAGGGGGACAAGGTGGCGCCGATATATGGCAGGCTACACGCCAATGTGAGTAG
- a CDS encoding DUF1592 domain-containing protein, which translates to MTKRTAHLVLLLAALTACQGSILSNTNANGSADKELQDQDISYSRLSLRRLTRTEIKNTLIDLTGIDIGQDIDLLPSEAFDPFDNDAESQRASSALVEGIRILAQRLSIQILDNPDSKQKVVGCEPAATDDETCFRQFIADFGSLVLRRSVSDAEIQEYLVLLDYARSSNDFYVAVNLALEALFQQMEFVYRVEIGEPVSSKPGTFRLNGFEIATRLSYLIWGSAPDSELLETAAAGKLDTADQIRAQAERMLGDEKSKRNLQNFHAMWLGYADTVMMPELEQSMLEESNALINRVVFDEQRPWTDLVTLQETWIDAPLAEHYGLAYDSSDSRAWISTAGSKRAGILGQGTFLSVGGRGEDTSIVHRGIEIRERLLCSEVPPPPPNFDVDNVPPPAENECKKDHLMAHATGGCAGCHSQIDPIGYGLEQFGGFGQYREAEASKPQCAIDGQGELMSYGNFNGPAELGQLLAETPDFASCAVEQFSRFALGRALDDQDKSTHVQLVDAMGAQGGRLDQLILELVSQTAFRFRTTEF; encoded by the coding sequence ATGACGAAACGAACGGCACATCTTGTATTGCTCCTAGCCGCGTTGACGGCGTGCCAAGGTTCCATTCTAAGCAACACGAATGCCAACGGCAGCGCGGACAAAGAACTTCAAGATCAAGACATTTCTTATTCACGTCTATCGCTACGACGATTAACACGCACCGAGATCAAGAATACTTTGATAGATCTAACCGGCATCGACATTGGCCAAGACATTGATCTACTTCCTTCGGAAGCCTTTGATCCCTTCGACAACGATGCCGAGAGCCAACGCGCATCATCAGCACTAGTCGAAGGTATACGTATATTGGCGCAACGACTTAGCATTCAGATCCTCGATAACCCGGACAGCAAGCAAAAGGTAGTAGGTTGCGAGCCAGCGGCAACAGACGATGAAACATGTTTCCGTCAGTTTATAGCTGATTTTGGCAGCCTCGTTCTTCGCCGCTCCGTAAGTGATGCAGAGATTCAAGAGTACTTGGTCCTTCTTGACTATGCACGTTCAAGCAACGATTTTTATGTAGCCGTCAATCTCGCCCTGGAAGCACTTTTTCAACAAATGGAATTTGTTTATCGCGTCGAAATCGGCGAACCCGTTTCTAGCAAGCCAGGGACCTTTCGTCTCAACGGATTTGAGATTGCAACACGCCTTTCTTATCTAATCTGGGGCTCGGCACCGGACAGCGAACTTCTGGAAACAGCCGCAGCGGGTAAACTTGATACTGCCGATCAAATTCGTGCTCAAGCCGAACGCATGCTTGGCGATGAAAAAAGCAAACGCAATCTTCAGAACTTCCATGCCATGTGGCTCGGTTATGCCGATACCGTGATGATGCCGGAGCTCGAACAAAGCATGCTCGAAGAAAGCAACGCCCTCATCAATCGCGTTGTTTTCGATGAACAACGCCCATGGACCGACCTGGTCACGCTGCAGGAAACATGGATCGATGCCCCACTTGCAGAGCACTACGGTCTCGCCTACGACAGCAGCGATTCGCGAGCTTGGATATCCACGGCCGGCTCAAAGCGTGCAGGCATCCTCGGGCAAGGCACTTTCCTATCGGTAGGTGGTCGAGGAGAAGATACATCGATTGTGCATCGCGGCATCGAAATACGTGAACGTTTGCTTTGTTCCGAGGTGCCGCCACCACCACCTAACTTTGACGTTGATAACGTACCCCCACCAGCTGAAAACGAATGTAAGAAAGATCATCTCATGGCTCATGCCACTGGTGGATGCGCTGGCTGCCACAGTCAGATAGATCCTATAGGGTATGGACTTGAGCAGTTCGGTGGTTTCGGTCAATACCGAGAAGCTGAAGCCAGCAAACCTCAATGCGCCATCGATGGCCAAGGAGAACTGATGAGCTATGGCAACTTCAATGGACCTGCCGAACTAGGACAGCTCCTCGCCGAGACACCAGACTTCGCAAGTTGCGCAGTCGAACAGTTCAGCCGCTTCGCTCTGGGCCGTGCACTTGATGATCAAGACAAAAGCACTCACGTGCAACTTGTGGATGCGATGGGCGCTCAAGGCGGACGCCTCGATCAACTTATCCTTGAATTGGTCTCACAAACAGCATTTCGCTTCCGAACCACTGAGTTCTAG
- a CDS encoding DUF1552 domain-containing protein, translated as MRKKLQRRAFLAGVGGTVVALPFLDIMRSPKADAQTSTTPKRYLVCFGGVSLGKGNNDFTFAPSTYGENYDLTGCMASINGAAGDMRPYISVVSNLKLPWGDLGSVPAGGRIAQFHKSSLGPLLSGMRNQGADISTARKPKADAPTSDQIVADAISSDRRFHSLQYRVQASYYRGGGATGVMSYGKAPDGSIARIDPIASPRVAYDSLFTGFIPDDPALAAERQARLAMDQSVIDLVSAQGNRLMANLGTDDRQRMEQHFDEIRALENRLKDIPDITESCYQLDDPGQDDPIETYTRVNGDGETLAMGYANEEGRAEVMVDLIRMAFACDMTRVGSLMFTHMQSYLHCGELFGANNDMHELGHSGGTLAQHDQVIDWHVKHFTRLVSTFKDTPDVEGSLLDNSALVLVFEGGHGYDPEADAERSSHSTENMAALVAGHAGGMRQGRHIDGAQRHASAPIVSAMNAVGVTGGLHEVQTRIDELFE; from the coding sequence ATGAGGAAAAAGCTTCAGCGCCGAGCGTTCCTGGCGGGGGTAGGCGGCACGGTGGTTGCACTGCCTTTTTTGGACATCATGCGCAGCCCCAAAGCCGATGCACAAACAAGCACAACGCCCAAGCGTTATCTGGTCTGCTTCGGTGGTGTTTCCTTGGGTAAAGGAAACAACGATTTTACTTTTGCCCCAAGCACTTACGGAGAGAACTACGATCTGACTGGCTGCATGGCATCCATCAACGGTGCTGCGGGAGATATGCGACCCTATATCAGCGTTGTTTCCAACTTGAAATTACCTTGGGGAGATCTTGGAAGTGTTCCAGCTGGAGGACGCATCGCTCAGTTCCACAAGAGTTCGCTTGGACCGCTCCTTAGCGGCATGCGAAACCAAGGAGCAGATATTTCGACAGCGCGAAAACCCAAAGCAGATGCGCCAACCTCAGATCAAATTGTTGCTGACGCAATCAGCAGTGACCGGCGTTTTCATTCTCTACAATACCGAGTGCAAGCTTCATACTACCGCGGTGGCGGCGCTACCGGCGTGATGTCTTATGGTAAAGCGCCCGATGGTTCCATTGCACGCATCGATCCGATTGCTTCTCCCCGCGTAGCGTATGACAGTCTCTTTACTGGATTCATTCCCGACGATCCCGCTCTTGCAGCTGAACGGCAAGCAAGGCTGGCCATGGACCAATCCGTCATCGATCTAGTGAGCGCTCAAGGAAATCGCTTGATGGCAAACCTTGGCACCGATGATCGACAAAGGATGGAACAACATTTTGATGAGATAAGAGCGCTGGAAAACCGTCTCAAAGATATCCCAGACATCACGGAGAGTTGTTACCAACTGGATGATCCGGGGCAAGACGACCCAATCGAAACCTACACGCGCGTCAACGGCGATGGCGAAACGCTTGCCATGGGCTATGCAAACGAAGAAGGCCGTGCCGAGGTCATGGTGGATCTGATTCGCATGGCCTTCGCCTGTGATATGACGCGAGTTGGCTCGTTGATGTTTACTCATATGCAATCTTACCTGCACTGCGGTGAACTATTTGGCGCAAACAACGACATGCATGAGCTTGGTCACAGCGGTGGAACACTCGCTCAACATGATCAGGTCATTGATTGGCATGTAAAGCATTTCACTCGTCTTGTAAGTACATTTAAAGACACGCCCGATGTGGAAGGAAGCTTGCTCGATAACTCGGCTCTTGTCTTAGTGTTTGAAGGCGGACATGGCTACGATCCAGAGGCAGATGCTGAGAGAAGCTCGCATTCGACTGAAAACATGGCTGCATTGGTAGCAGGACATGCAGGTGGCATGCGTCAGGGAAGACATATCGATGGCGCACAGCGCCACGCCTCCGCACCCATTGTATCCGCTATGAACGCTGTCGGGGTCACTGGTGGCCTGCACGAAGTACAAACCCGCATTGATGAGCTTTTTGAGTGA
- a CDS encoding sugar porter family MFS transporter yields MNAEQKQRKSFIIMISTIAATGGLLFGFDTGVISGALNFLQEGWQLSPSQLEWVTSSVLVGAVIGAASSGRITDMLGRKKVILITAFIFGAGSIMTGLAPTVELLVVGRIVIGVAIGIASFAVPLYISEISPKKNRGALVTMNQLMITIGILASYISDYVIADDSNLESWRWMFLIGFFPAVVLFIGMLFLPATPRWLMSKNRYAESLAVLKRIEDPALVDKVFEEMKFEAEKSNEAPISSSEILKPWLRSALIIGVGIMLIQQLSGINTIIYYSPVIFKMAGFASNTGSILPAVIVGTVNVLFTVLSIVLLDRVGRRPIYLVGLGGMVIALMAIGAGFFFENTLGDAIKIATVGGMLLYIAFFAVSLGPLGWLLCSEIYPLSIRGVGMSIGSLSNWFFNLIVAFTFLKLVNAFSVAGAFWLYAAIGVLGLVWGYFFIPETKGHSLEDIEEHWRSGRKPLEL; encoded by the coding sequence ATGAATGCAGAGCAGAAGCAGCGTAAAAGTTTTATCATCATGATTTCAACGATTGCAGCCACAGGTGGACTGCTTTTTGGTTTTGATACTGGCGTGATATCGGGCGCGCTGAACTTCCTTCAAGAAGGCTGGCAACTTAGCCCCTCGCAACTCGAGTGGGTTACATCGTCCGTTTTGGTAGGCGCCGTCATCGGAGCAGCAAGCAGCGGCCGCATCACCGACATGTTGGGACGAAAGAAAGTAATACTGATTACCGCTTTCATTTTCGGAGCTGGTTCAATTATGACAGGCCTTGCTCCAACCGTAGAGTTGCTTGTCGTTGGCCGTATTGTTATTGGCGTTGCAATCGGTATCGCATCCTTTGCTGTACCCCTTTATATCTCGGAAATTTCACCTAAAAAAAACCGTGGGGCTTTGGTAACCATGAACCAGCTCATGATCACCATCGGTATTTTAGCTTCCTACATTAGCGACTACGTGATCGCGGACGATAGCAACCTAGAGTCTTGGCGTTGGATGTTTTTGATAGGTTTTTTCCCAGCGGTAGTCCTGTTCATCGGCATGCTGTTTCTTCCCGCTACACCCCGTTGGCTCATGAGTAAGAACCGTTATGCCGAGAGCTTAGCGGTTTTAAAGCGAATCGAAGATCCGGCGTTAGTTGACAAAGTATTTGAAGAGATGAAGTTCGAAGCTGAAAAATCAAACGAAGCCCCCATCTCCTCCAGCGAAATTCTAAAACCATGGCTGCGCTCAGCCTTGATTATTGGCGTTGGTATCATGCTCATTCAACAGCTAAGTGGCATCAACACCATCATTTACTACTCACCGGTGATCTTTAAGATGGCCGGCTTTGCAAGCAATACTGGCTCAATTTTACCTGCTGTAATCGTAGGAACAGTCAACGTACTGTTCACGGTGTTATCGATTGTTCTTCTTGATCGCGTGGGAAGACGTCCCATTTACCTCGTTGGCTTAGGCGGCATGGTAATCGCACTTATGGCGATTGGTGCTGGGTTTTTCTTCGAAAACACCCTTGGCGATGCGATCAAAATCGCCACCGTGGGAGGGATGCTGCTTTACATTGCCTTTTTTGCAGTAAGCCTTGGTCCGCTGGGTTGGCTGCTATGCTCGGAAATCTACCCGCTTAGCATTCGCGGGGTCGGCATGAGTATTGGCTCGCTTTCCAATTGGTTCTTTAACTTGATTGTAGCTTTTACCTTCCTCAAGCTCGTTAATGCTTTTTCTGTCGCAGGAGCCTTTTGGCTCTACGCTGCCATTGGCGTGCTCGGCTTAGTATGGGGCTACTTCTTCATCCCCGAAACCAAAGGCCACTCCCTCGAAGACATCGAAGAGCATTGGCGTTCGGGCCGCAAACCGTTGGAACTTTGA